Proteins from one Streptomyces roseifaciens genomic window:
- a CDS encoding TetR/AcrR family transcriptional regulator: MPDQHSTLRAQRRAETQRTIQAHAVRLFTERGYDATTVTDVAEAAGTSPMTLYRHFPTKEDLVLVDHNGRLVAERIAASSAAQPLVRRIGNALIDSAATLTSGGHGDDLTANKQFLLARLRLMISTPALRARHLDNHYTLQQTIVDALGTDAADPDTAFHARAAAGACLAAMHTALVRWAEDDGRPELPGLIAKAFAAAFGENVFVDTGRDA; encoded by the coding sequence ATGCCCGACCAGCACTCAACACTGCGAGCACAACGGCGAGCCGAGACGCAGCGCACGATTCAGGCCCACGCGGTACGGCTGTTCACCGAGCGCGGATACGACGCCACGACCGTGACCGACGTCGCCGAAGCCGCAGGCACGTCCCCCATGACCCTCTACCGGCACTTCCCCACCAAGGAAGACCTCGTGCTCGTCGACCACAACGGTCGGCTCGTCGCCGAGCGAATCGCCGCGTCGTCCGCCGCTCAGCCCCTGGTCCGCCGCATCGGCAACGCGCTCATCGACTCGGCCGCGACGTTGACCAGCGGCGGCCACGGAGACGATCTGACGGCGAACAAGCAGTTCCTGCTCGCCCGGCTCCGGCTGATGATCTCGACGCCGGCCCTGCGGGCCAGGCACTTGGACAACCACTACACCCTTCAGCAGACGATCGTCGACGCCCTTGGAACCGATGCCGCCGATCCCGACACGGCGTTCCACGCCCGCGCGGCGGCCGGCGCCTGCCTGGCCGCCATGCACACCGCGCTGGTGCGCTGGGCCGAGGACGACGGCCGGCCCGAGCTGCCCGGCCTCATCGCGAAGGCCTTTGCCGCCGCCTTCGGCGAAAACGTCTTCGTCGACACCGGACGGGACGCGTGA